One window from the genome of Saccharicrinis carchari encodes:
- the ilvA gene encoding threonine ammonia-lyase, producing the protein MPYSENKNSLPRFSDIINAQSVLQNIVKHTPLERSKSFSNLSGSDVYLKLENFQTTGSFKVRGAYYKIKNLSEQEKANGVLCASAGNHAQGVAFAASSLGVKSTVFMPQFAPPLKVIATRAYGAEVILSGDSFDDAFKAAVAFGKESGATFVHPFNDPYIIAGQGTIGLEIFEQIRDVDDVLVPIGGGGLIAGMAIALKQLNPRIRIIGVEADGAQSMKLSVEKGKAITLNSANTIADGIAVKSPGNLTLEVVRELVDELVVVNDAEMARTAYLLLQRAKILTEPSGVAAMAAVLFHKTNTKGRKVVPLVSGGNINMSILEQILDKGVMDDGMRARIQVLIPDLAGKLKLIVAILERMKANIHEIEHERSTTSVPVGHVQVTITFNLQDSAQLTNILSELDLQGMQYQVLT; encoded by the coding sequence ATGCCATATTCCGAAAATAAGAACTCCCTACCCCGTTTTAGTGACATAATCAATGCACAATCCGTATTACAAAACATTGTAAAACACACCCCCTTAGAGCGGAGCAAATCTTTCTCTAACCTATCGGGTTCGGATGTTTATCTTAAGCTGGAAAATTTTCAAACTACGGGATCCTTTAAAGTAAGGGGTGCCTATTACAAAATCAAAAATCTTAGTGAGCAGGAAAAGGCCAACGGCGTGCTATGTGCATCGGCAGGTAATCATGCACAGGGAGTGGCCTTTGCGGCTTCGAGTCTGGGCGTTAAGAGCACTGTGTTTATGCCTCAGTTTGCCCCACCGCTAAAAGTTATCGCAACGCGCGCCTATGGTGCAGAGGTTATTTTGAGCGGCGACAGCTTCGACGATGCTTTTAAAGCAGCAGTAGCCTTCGGAAAGGAATCGGGCGCCACCTTTGTGCATCCTTTTAACGATCCATACATTATTGCCGGTCAGGGCACTATTGGACTGGAGATATTTGAACAGATAAGAGATGTGGACGATGTGCTGGTGCCTATAGGGGGTGGCGGTCTTATTGCCGGCATGGCCATTGCTTTAAAGCAACTCAACCCTCGCATACGCATAATCGGTGTGGAAGCCGACGGGGCACAGTCGATGAAGCTGTCAGTTGAAAAAGGGAAAGCTATTACCCTTAACTCGGCCAATACCATAGCGGATGGCATTGCTGTTAAATCGCCGGGAAACCTGACCCTGGAAGTGGTGCGCGAATTAGTGGACGAATTGGTGGTGGTGAACGATGCCGAAATGGCACGCACGGCATATCTGCTACTCCAACGCGCCAAAATACTCACCGAGCCCTCGGGCGTGGCCGCAATGGCAGCCGTATTGTTTCATAAAACCAACACCAAAGGACGAAAAGTTGTGCCTTTGGTAAGTGGAGGAAACATAAACATGTCCATATTGGAGCAAATATTAGACAAAGGGGTGATGGACGATGGCATGCGCGCACGCATACAAGTGCTGATACCCGATTTAGCCGGGAAATTAAAATTAATTGTCGCAATTTTAGAGAGGATGAAAGCCAATATCCATGAGATAGAACATGAGCGCTCTACTACCAGCGTTCCCGTGGGGCACGTACAAGTAACCATTACCTTTAATCTGCAAGATTCGGCACAACTGACTAACATACTTAGCGAGCTTGACCTGCAGGGGATGCAATATCAAGTGCTTACATAA
- a CDS encoding UvrD-helicase domain-containing protein: MSQLKIYRASAGSGKTFTLTKEYLFLLFANPNSYLNTLAVTFTNKATGEMKSRILEKLFEISTNKTDDYVADLMAAFKLNEGEVRKKAQVLLSYLLHDFSNFSVSTIDSFFQRIIRSFAREAGLESGFKIELNTSGILQKAVDHLLMKIDLPEHAHLKDWLVRFAQQKLSQGKSWNLSNDLNSLGTEIFNELFQLESRDIFNSIGNKTHLQDYLNQILVIVKDFEAKMQNIGQQGSSVISKSGLPYDAFTGKSRTPLKYFEKLKELRDFEPTATLLKIIDEPEKWGRKENSLAINQQIADIYPSLNNLIKKALDLLEREFEIYNTAKVIAQNYFALGIIADIAREVQAICRDENIFLIADSSHFLHKIIDQNDTPFIYEKMGTRFQNFMIDEFQDTSKLQWLNFKPLIENSLATDQTSLIVGDVKQSIYRWRNSDWNLLANAVEHDFAQYGSQTLSLDKNWRSLSNIVAFNNTLFVSGAHAIQNDFNALFADHIQDQAFIAEFGNKISQAYADVHQHTPSNLAANQGHIRARFYAPDKALTYDERMLSDMVQHIEKLVAQGYRYSDFCVLVRKKDEGETVANALLSGTYSESGNGIPVISNESLFLSGSSAVNFMMAQIKYLHNPNNLILKAEMVLNHQLLHAPEHTMPIEVGKLFDLDTEKGFAQQAYEWINQLLTQRQKPLLELVEMLAYNLPPDIKEKQGIYIQAFINCTNQFIKDYFPDLSAFIEWWDDKGKTEAVAVPDNQEAIKIMTIHKSKGLEFKVVLIPYCNWKLDTEINNNIIWCRPNKTPFNQIPLLPVTYTSRLQNTQFKEDYFKERLYQYVDSLNLLYVATTRSCEVLLTYGDGPSKTYKKQLKSVSDLMYLTIDKQVYNKQPGFIDLAKYWDKENGLLCYGEIPKPGRNNNKSEMVSEVLKPFTNKLLDDVQIAIKTDSDDYFTTDGKQSKINYGKVMHEAFEYIRTAKDIDSALTKMLFEGKLSENEKQILNTQIASLISKPETKAWFDPANRVKSENAILTKSGTYRPDRVVFLDKEVHVIDYKFGDKQEPKYEKQVAQYVRQVKDMGHSKVKGYIWYVTLNKIVPVSTGFVQGSLF; encoded by the coding sequence ATGTCACAACTTAAAATATACCGGGCTTCGGCCGGTTCGGGCAAAACATTTACACTTACTAAAGAGTATCTCTTTTTGCTATTCGCCAATCCCAATAGTTACCTCAACACATTAGCCGTTACCTTTACCAATAAGGCTACCGGCGAGATGAAAAGCCGTATCCTGGAAAAACTATTTGAGATTTCCACAAATAAAACAGACGATTACGTAGCGGATTTAATGGCAGCATTTAAGCTGAACGAAGGAGAAGTAAGGAAGAAGGCACAGGTGTTACTGAGCTATTTACTTCACGATTTTTCCAATTTTTCCGTAAGCACCATCGACAGTTTTTTTCAACGTATCATACGCTCCTTTGCTCGTGAAGCGGGATTGGAGAGTGGCTTTAAAATTGAACTGAACACCTCAGGTATCCTCCAAAAAGCCGTAGACCATCTGTTGATGAAAATAGATTTACCCGAGCATGCTCACCTCAAAGATTGGCTGGTAAGGTTTGCACAACAAAAGCTCAGCCAGGGAAAAAGCTGGAACCTGAGCAACGACCTAAACAGCCTGGGAACCGAAATATTTAACGAGCTTTTTCAGTTGGAGAGTCGTGATATTTTCAACAGCATCGGCAACAAAACCCACTTACAGGATTACCTTAATCAGATACTAGTGATAGTAAAGGATTTTGAGGCAAAGATGCAGAACATCGGACAACAAGGCAGCAGTGTGATAAGCAAAAGCGGATTACCATATGATGCTTTTACAGGCAAAAGCCGCACACCACTTAAATATTTTGAAAAACTGAAGGAACTGCGCGATTTTGAACCCACCGCTACCCTACTTAAAATTATAGACGAACCCGAAAAATGGGGACGCAAGGAAAATTCGCTAGCTATAAATCAGCAGATCGCCGATATCTATCCATCGCTCAACAATTTAATTAAAAAAGCCCTTGATTTATTGGAGCGTGAATTCGAAATCTATAACACGGCAAAGGTTATCGCGCAAAACTATTTTGCACTTGGCATTATCGCCGACATAGCCCGCGAAGTACAAGCCATCTGTCGCGACGAAAATATTTTTTTGATTGCCGACTCATCACATTTTCTGCACAAAATAATTGACCAAAACGACACCCCTTTTATATATGAGAAGATGGGTACGCGCTTTCAGAATTTTATGATAGACGAGTTTCAGGACACCTCGAAGCTGCAATGGCTTAATTTTAAGCCGCTGATAGAAAACTCATTGGCTACGGACCAAACCAGCCTTATTGTAGGCGATGTAAAACAATCGATTTACCGTTGGCGCAATTCCGACTGGAACCTGCTGGCCAACGCCGTGGAGCACGACTTTGCGCAATACGGTAGCCAAACACTATCCTTAGACAAAAACTGGCGTAGCCTTTCCAATATCGTAGCCTTTAATAACACCCTGTTTGTTTCGGGTGCACATGCCATCCAAAACGACTTTAATGCACTTTTTGCCGACCACATACAAGACCAGGCCTTTATTGCTGAATTTGGCAACAAAATTTCGCAAGCCTATGCCGATGTGCATCAGCACACCCCCTCCAACCTTGCTGCGAACCAAGGACATATACGAGCAAGATTTTATGCCCCGGATAAAGCACTGACTTACGATGAACGCATGCTTAGTGATATGGTGCAGCATATTGAAAAACTCGTGGCTCAGGGATACAGGTACAGCGATTTTTGTGTTTTAGTACGAAAAAAAGACGAAGGGGAAACCGTTGCCAACGCACTACTTTCAGGCACCTATTCGGAATCCGGCAACGGCATACCGGTCATTTCCAACGAATCTTTATTTTTATCGGGTTCCTCGGCCGTTAACTTTATGATGGCACAAATTAAATATCTTCATAACCCAAACAACCTTATTCTTAAGGCCGAAATGGTTTTAAACCATCAACTGCTTCATGCACCGGAGCACACAATGCCCATTGAGGTGGGAAAGTTATTTGATTTAGATACAGAAAAAGGTTTTGCGCAACAGGCGTACGAGTGGATAAATCAACTGCTCACACAGCGGCAAAAACCCCTGTTGGAACTGGTTGAAATGCTGGCTTATAATCTACCCCCTGATATTAAAGAAAAGCAAGGTATCTACATACAAGCATTTATCAACTGCACCAACCAGTTTATTAAAGATTACTTCCCCGATTTGAGTGCCTTTATTGAGTGGTGGGACGACAAAGGTAAAACAGAAGCAGTAGCCGTTCCCGACAATCAGGAAGCCATTAAAATTATGACTATCCACAAATCAAAGGGATTAGAGTTTAAGGTGGTACTGATCCCCTACTGCAACTGGAAACTCGACACGGAAATAAACAATAACATTATATGGTGCCGACCCAATAAAACGCCCTTTAACCAAATACCATTATTACCCGTAACCTATACATCGCGCCTGCAAAACACCCAATTTAAAGAGGACTATTTTAAGGAACGCCTTTACCAATATGTGGACAGTCTGAACCTGTTGTATGTTGCTACCACACGCAGCTGCGAAGTGTTGCTCACCTACGGCGATGGTCCTTCAAAAACGTACAAAAAACAACTCAAAAGTGTTTCTGATTTAATGTATCTGACCATAGACAAACAGGTGTATAACAAGCAACCCGGCTTTATCGACCTGGCAAAATACTGGGACAAAGAAAACGGCCTGTTGTGTTACGGCGAAATACCAAAACCCGGGAGAAATAACAACAAAAGTGAAATGGTAAGCGAAGTGCTAAAACCTTTCACTAATAAGTTACTGGACGATGTGCAAATAGCCATAAAAACCGATAGCGACGATTATTTTACTACAGATGGCAAGCAGAGCAAAATAAACTACGGTAAGGTAATGCACGAAGCATTTGAATATATCCGTACTGCCAAAGATATCGATAGCGCTTTAACAAAAATGCTTTTTGAAGGGAAACTATCGGAAAATGAAAAGCAAATATTAAATACACAAATTGCCTCACTCATCAGCAAACCCGAAACCAAAGCCTGGTTCGATCCGGCTAACCGGGTAAAATCCGAAAATGCCATCTTAACAAAAAGCGGCACCTACAGACCCGACCGTGTAGTATTTCTGGACAAGGAAGTGCATGTTATCGATTATAAGTTTGGCGACAAGCAGGAACCCAAATACGAAAAACAGGTAGCACAATATGTACGTCAGGTTAAAGATATGGGGCACAGCAAGGTAAAAGGCTACATTTGGTATGTTACCCTAAATAAGATTGTTCCCGTTTCAACGGGTTTTGTTCAAGGAAGTTTATTTTAG
- a CDS encoding diacylglycerol/lipid kinase family protein, which yields MTKKVLFLINPVSGIGKQKTVERSIETDLDHDNLSVDISYTRYKGHARELAGQAVGRYHAVVAVGGDGTVNEVASKLVGSDTALAIVPAGSGNGLARYMEIPMRMNKAVQCLNSFLEKRIDTMKVNQYCSVNVAGIGFDAHISHNFEGKRLRGPLGYLQLITSEFASYKSESYQLKIDGKTYNRKAFLVSFANSSQYGNNIHIAPNALINDGFIDVCIIPDFAKINAPAMVLSLLDKSLNKNDKDEVVRAKLIEIEHPTELKAHIDGEPVSLGNKATIQIQPLSLKIIVPPKTLIENSILDPLKEIIPNMAESLGFDAKWKTKLSEYFSGLYNP from the coding sequence ATGACAAAGAAAGTTCTTTTTCTGATCAACCCGGTATCCGGCATAGGGAAACAAAAAACGGTGGAGCGCTCTATTGAAACCGATCTGGACCACGATAATTTATCGGTTGACATCAGTTACACTCGGTACAAGGGGCATGCGCGTGAGCTAGCCGGACAAGCGGTGGGACGTTACCATGCCGTGGTGGCCGTTGGTGGCGACGGAACGGTAAACGAGGTGGCGTCTAAACTGGTGGGCAGCGATACAGCCCTGGCCATTGTGCCAGCCGGATCAGGCAACGGATTGGCTCGTTACATGGAGATACCCATGCGGATGAACAAGGCCGTTCAATGCCTAAATAGTTTTTTGGAGAAAAGAATAGATACCATGAAGGTGAACCAATACTGCTCGGTAAATGTGGCAGGCATTGGTTTTGATGCCCATATAAGCCATAATTTTGAAGGGAAGAGGTTACGTGGCCCACTGGGTTACTTACAACTGATAACCTCCGAATTTGCGAGTTATAAATCCGAAAGTTATCAGCTAAAAATAGATGGCAAAACATATAACCGCAAGGCTTTTTTGGTGAGTTTTGCCAACTCCTCACAGTATGGTAACAATATTCACATAGCACCCAATGCCCTAATTAACGATGGCTTTATCGATGTGTGCATTATTCCCGATTTTGCCAAGATTAATGCACCTGCCATGGTATTGAGTCTGTTGGATAAATCACTTAATAAAAACGATAAAGATGAGGTTGTACGTGCCAAACTGATTGAAATTGAACATCCTACAGAACTCAAAGCCCATATCGACGGCGAGCCCGTATCGCTGGGTAACAAGGCCACCATCCAAATTCAACCTTTATCGCTTAAAATAATAGTACCACCAAAAACACTGATCGAAAACTCTATATTAGATCCCTTAAAAGAAATCATCCCTAATATGGCTGAATCCCTGGGCTTTGATGCGAAGTGGAAAACAAAACTGAGTGAATATTTCAGCGGACTATATAATCCTTAG
- a CDS encoding phosphatase PAP2 family protein — MDALLQLDAQLLLWLNYFHTAFFDKAFWLTSDTLVWVPMYLVLLYAIVKGQKWQSWITVLALIVMVVLCDRISTDIFKYGFERLRPTHDEELKDIVKTVFGYRGGKFGFVSSHATNTIGLAVFSSLLFRNTYYTAFMLIWSVLVSYSRIYLGVHFPGDVIGGLLLGALLGYLVYKVYQIVMTRYAQAGHLKKKEIKKHIAATFNQRQIHQIIFTGLLTFVLILIFSKVMPV, encoded by the coding sequence ATGGACGCTCTATTACAACTCGATGCACAATTGCTTTTATGGCTAAATTATTTTCATACTGCCTTTTTCGATAAGGCTTTTTGGCTCACCTCGGATACTTTGGTGTGGGTTCCCATGTATCTTGTGTTATTGTATGCCATCGTAAAAGGACAAAAATGGCAGAGCTGGATAACGGTGTTGGCACTGATTGTAATGGTGGTTTTGTGCGATCGTATTTCTACCGATATTTTTAAATATGGCTTTGAACGCTTGCGACCAACGCATGATGAGGAATTAAAAGATATTGTTAAAACGGTGTTCGGGTACCGGGGTGGTAAATTTGGTTTTGTGTCGTCGCATGCTACCAACACTATTGGCTTGGCTGTGTTTAGCTCTTTGTTGTTCCGCAATACATATTACACCGCATTTATGTTAATATGGTCTGTGCTTGTAAGTTATTCGCGCATTTATCTTGGCGTTCATTTTCCGGGTGATGTGATTGGTGGACTTTTACTGGGAGCATTGTTGGGTTACCTGGTTTATAAAGTATATCAGATAGTAATGACCCGATATGCCCAAGCGGGTCATTTAAAAAAGAAGGAAATAAAAAAACATATAGCAGCTACATTTAACCAACGCCAGATACATCAGATCATATTTACCGGTCTATTAACTTTTGTGCTGATATTGATATTTTCGAAGGTTATGCCCGTATAG
- a CDS encoding permease produces the protein MEVMSYLQQFLTDFAIIMSEMSPYLLLGFFFAGLLYAFMPRQKIEQYFSGNALKSSVRASIFGIPLPLCSCGVIPTGAALYKNGASKGGTVSFLISTPQTGVDSILATFSLLGLPFAIIRPVAALITGVSGGLITSKFTTNETVKAPIEENTETHKPLGQRIKDMFRYGFVDFIQDISKWLVIGLVLAAIISVLIPNDFFNVINLPPIFQMLLILVISIPLYICATGTIPLAAVLLLKGISPGAAFVLLMAGPASNAATITMIGKVLGKKSLFTYLATIIVGALGFGLLIDYALPTEWFTEIAQQHLGHQHGEHLSWWQILSAILLSGLIINGYIQQKLSAKRNLIQPKNNIMEIKTIKVDGMTCNHCKSNVESNLEKLNFINKAEVNLATKTVELQGNNIDMDSAKQTIESLGYTPLA, from the coding sequence ATGGAAGTAATGAGCTACCTACAACAATTCTTAACGGATTTTGCAATTATTATGAGCGAAATGTCGCCCTATTTATTATTGGGCTTTTTCTTTGCCGGCTTGTTGTATGCGTTTATGCCACGTCAAAAAATTGAGCAATACTTTAGTGGCAATGCGTTAAAGTCATCCGTTAGAGCCTCTATTTTCGGCATCCCGCTGCCCCTTTGCTCTTGCGGTGTTATCCCCACGGGCGCGGCGCTGTATAAAAACGGCGCATCCAAGGGAGGAACAGTATCCTTTCTGATTTCCACACCACAAACGGGTGTAGATTCTATTCTGGCTACTTTTTCGCTGCTTGGCCTGCCTTTTGCCATCATTAGGCCCGTAGCGGCTTTAATTACCGGGGTAAGTGGTGGCTTAATAACCAGTAAATTTACAACCAACGAAACTGTCAAAGCACCCATCGAGGAAAACACGGAAACGCATAAACCCCTTGGCCAGCGCATAAAAGATATGTTCAGATACGGCTTTGTGGATTTTATACAGGATATATCCAAATGGCTGGTGATAGGTCTGGTGCTGGCAGCTATTATTTCGGTGCTGATACCCAACGATTTTTTTAACGTAATCAATCTGCCGCCAATATTCCAAATGCTCCTGATTTTGGTGATATCCATACCTTTGTATATCTGTGCCACCGGAACCATCCCCCTGGCAGCGGTATTATTACTTAAAGGAATTAGCCCGGGTGCGGCCTTTGTGCTTCTGATGGCAGGCCCTGCATCCAACGCGGCAACCATAACCATGATTGGAAAAGTGCTGGGTAAAAAAAGTCTTTTCACGTATTTAGCCACCATCATTGTTGGTGCCTTAGGCTTTGGACTACTTATCGATTATGCGCTACCCACAGAATGGTTTACAGAAATTGCCCAGCAACACCTGGGACATCAACATGGCGAACACCTGAGTTGGTGGCAAATACTATCTGCCATCCTACTTTCAGGTTTAATTATCAACGGATACATACAGCAAAAACTAAGCGCAAAGCGTAATTTAATTCAACCAAAAAACAACATCATGGAAATTAAAACCATAAAAGTAGATGGGATGACTTGTAACCATTGCAAATCGAATGTAGAAAGCAATCTTGAAAAATTGAATTTTATAAATAAGGCGGAAGTCAATTTGGCGACAAAAACGGTAGAATTGCAAGGCAATAACATTGATATGGATAGCGCCAAACAAACCATTGAATCGCTGGGTTATACGCCTTTAGCTTAG